The nucleotide window ATCAGGTTTTTTGGAACCTGTTTCTCCTTGTGCTGACTGTCCTCATTCTTGGAGGATCCTTTGCAACAGGGGTGGGTGCCGGCTATTTTGCCTCACTTGTTAAGGATGAACCCATCCGTTCATACGATAGTATGAAGAAAGATATTTATAATTACACGGAAACCTCAGATTTATATTTTGCCAATGATGTCTATCTTGGCAGGCTTCGAACCGACCTCGTCCGTGAAGAAGTAAAGCTTGATCATGTTTCGAAGGATTTGGCCAATGCTGTAATTGCAACTGAAGATGAATACTTCTATCAGCATAAGGGGGTTGTTCCTAAGGCCGTTTTCCGTGCTCTCTTTCAAGAGGTGACAAACTCTGCCGTTCAATCTGGCGGAAGTACATTAACCCAGCAATTAATTAAAAATCAAATTTTAACAAATGAAGTTTCATTCCAGCGGAAAGCAAATGAAATTCTACTTGCGCTTCGGTTAGAGAAATTTTTCGATAAAAAGGAAATTCTAGAGGCCTATCTAAATGTTTCAACGTTTGGAAGAAATTCCTCCGGTCAGAATATTGCCGGTGTGCAAGCAGCGGCAAAAGGGATCTTTGGGAAAAATGCTAGTGATTTGTCACTGCCACAAGCAGCTTTCATTGCCGGACTTCCGCAAAGCCCGTTTGGATATACACCTTTTACAAGGGAAGGTACGGTGAAGAATAATCTTGAGCCGGGTCTGACACGAATGAAGACCGTATTGAAAAGAATGGTTGATGGGGGGTACATCAACCAACAGCAATATGCAGAAGCTTCGGCTTACGATATTACAAAGGATTTTACTCCGCCTGCCCCTAATCCGCTTGAAAAATATCCATGGCTTACGTTTGAAATTGAAAAGCGTGCCGTTGAGGTTCTTACCACTGTGCTTGCCGAAAAAGACGGATACACTGAAAAGGACCTAAAAAATGATGATACTCTATTTTATAAATATAAAACGTTAGCTACCCATGATCTGCATCAAAATGGGTATCAAATTCATTCGACTATTGACAAAGATATTTTCGATGCCATGCAAGTCGTAAAGGATAATTATAAAAACTATGGCCCTGATAAAGCCCAGCAAAAAGAGGATCCTGAAACAAAAGAAACAATTACGGTGATGGAGCCGGTCGAGGTTGGGGCAGAACTGATTGAAAATAAGACGGGAAAAATTATCAGCTTCGTTGCCGGTAGAGATTATGATAAACAAAAGCTCAACCATGCAACAAGTGCTGTCAGACAAAACGGCTCCACCATGAAGCCGCTGCTTGTTTACGGCCCAGCAATTGAATTGGGGAAAGCCGCACCGGGAACACCTCTGCCAGACGTAGCATTAAGCTTGGCTCCAGGCAAAAGCACACCTTGGCCACGAAACTACGATTTAAGGTATAGCGGGATTGTTTCTGCCCGTTATGCATTGGCAAAATCATATAACGTTCCTGCAGTAAAATTATACAGGGATATCGTTGATCAACAACCGGCTAAATATCTTGAGAAGATGGGCTTTACTTCGCTTATTAAACCGGATTTCGAAAACCTATCTACGGCCATCGGCTCGTTGGAAAACGGGGTTACAATTGAAGAAAATACGAATGCATTTAGCACATTTGCAAACAACGGGAAATTTATCGACGCGTATATGATAGATAAAATTGTCGATAAAGACGGAAAGGTTGTTTATCAGCACGAAGTGAAGCCGGTTGATGTCTTTAAGCCTCAAACTGCTTATTTAACACTTGACATGATGCGTGATGTTATTAAGTCTGGTACTGCAGCGGGAGTGAACAGCAAATTAAACTTCAGAGCCGACTGGGCCGGTAAAACCGGTACAGGGAATGAATATATTGATTCTTGGTTCGTTGCAACCAACCCTAATGTTACGTTCGGGATTTGGACAGGATATGATACACCAAAATCCCTTAAGACCTCCGGCATGTCCTATAGCCAGCGGACAAATAACCTTTGGGCAGAATTACTAAATTCTGCTTATAGCATTAAGCCGGAATTAGTGGCTCCAAAAGAGACCTTTCAAATGCCTGAAGGAATTGTAAAACGTTCCTATTGCGCTGTGTCTGGTTTGTTGCCATCTTCAGCTTGTTCAAAAGCAGGTTTGGTTGAAAGTGATTATTTTAATGTGAATGATGTTCCTAAAAAAGTTGATGATAGCTTGGTGGAAAGCAAGTTTGTCACCATTAACGGGAAAAAATATTTGGCTCTGGATTCCACACCACAAGAGTTTTCCCAGTTTGGTGTGATCTTAAACCCTGACTTTATTACGCGAATGGTCGGAAAGAACTTTAGGAACACAAGTCAACTTATTCCAAAGAAAGATCGTTGGGGGAAAATTCTCGTTCCTGATGCTAAAATGGTAGATAACGGGAAAAGTCCTGATGGAGTAAGCCTTACCGTTTCCGGTAATACGATCACCTGGACGTCGTCACCGGATAATGACATTGTCGGTTATCGAGTCTATCAAGGCGGCACTAAGGTAGCGAGTATTGTCAGCGGCTCTAGCCTTTCCTTTACAGGAGGCAACGGGGACTATCATGTCACAGCCGTCGATATTGCCGGCAAAGAATCCGCACCATCGAATCATGTTGCGATAGGGGCAGTTACAGAAACTGAACAACCAACACCTTAAACAGAACAAAACTTTCTATACTTTAGGGGTGCAACCAAATAAGCGGAGTTT belongs to Neobacillus sp. OS1-2 and includes:
- a CDS encoding transglycosylase domain-containing protein; the protein is MKERIQVWMEKAKSVLTLITHRKTVKSARITYQVFWNLFLLVLTVLILGGSFATGVGAGYFASLVKDEPIRSYDSMKKDIYNYTETSDLYFANDVYLGRLRTDLVREEVKLDHVSKDLANAVIATEDEYFYQHKGVVPKAVFRALFQEVTNSAVQSGGSTLTQQLIKNQILTNEVSFQRKANEILLALRLEKFFDKKEILEAYLNVSTFGRNSSGQNIAGVQAAAKGIFGKNASDLSLPQAAFIAGLPQSPFGYTPFTREGTVKNNLEPGLTRMKTVLKRMVDGGYINQQQYAEASAYDITKDFTPPAPNPLEKYPWLTFEIEKRAVEVLTTVLAEKDGYTEKDLKNDDTLFYKYKTLATHDLHQNGYQIHSTIDKDIFDAMQVVKDNYKNYGPDKAQQKEDPETKETITVMEPVEVGAELIENKTGKIISFVAGRDYDKQKLNHATSAVRQNGSTMKPLLVYGPAIELGKAAPGTPLPDVALSLAPGKSTPWPRNYDLRYSGIVSARYALAKSYNVPAVKLYRDIVDQQPAKYLEKMGFTSLIKPDFENLSTAIGSLENGVTIEENTNAFSTFANNGKFIDAYMIDKIVDKDGKVVYQHEVKPVDVFKPQTAYLTLDMMRDVIKSGTAAGVNSKLNFRADWAGKTGTGNEYIDSWFVATNPNVTFGIWTGYDTPKSLKTSGMSYSQRTNNLWAELLNSAYSIKPELVAPKETFQMPEGIVKRSYCAVSGLLPSSACSKAGLVESDYFNVNDVPKKVDDSLVESKFVTINGKKYLALDSTPQEFSQFGVILNPDFITRMVGKNFRNTSQLIPKKDRWGKILVPDAKMVDNGKSPDGVSLTVSGNTITWTSSPDNDIVGYRVYQGGTKVASIVSGSSLSFTGGNGDYHVTAVDIAGKESAPSNHVAIGAVTETEQPTP